In Pseudomonadota bacterium, one genomic interval encodes:
- a CDS encoding S9 family peptidase — MRRTCRSLFLALTVATTAFAQENPERRAIAHEDVWLMKRIGSPAVSPDGRHAIVSVAEPAYEKEDEVSDLWLVAVDGKTPPRRLTSTAGGEGGVHWSPDGTQIAFAAKRSTAEDAKSQIFVLPMDGPGEAVAITDLSTGASNPKWSPDGSRIVFESRVYPEAIDDDANQAEKKSRDERGINVSRYEIFPIRYWDHWRNDLQTRLFVQDAEAGKPAKDLLVGTKLVSSPGFAGVSSLSGDRLHAAWTPDGEALIISATEELHEAAHDAVRYGLYRVPVEGGEPAPITAGVDYSCVGAKFSRDGKHLYCSWSPINDHVYNHSEVARARWEGDNLQGALEVLTEDFDRSVSGFELSANGKTLYLNAHDRGRTRLFALPAKGGAVRPLDDQSSGVYGTPMPAGDRLVAAWQSSATPAEIVRVNPRNGEHVALTEFNAAKAAELDRPAFREFWFESSKGRYIHNWLALPPGFSESEQYPLVLFIHGGPFSSSLDSDHVRWSPHLLASAGYVVLLTDYTGSVGYGREFSRNIEGDPLATPGEELIEAADEATRLFSFIDPDRQAAAGASYGGHLVNWLLATTDRFDALVGHAGLVDLEGQYSSSDGVYHRERMNGGPPWGDSEVWKAQSPSTYANQFKTPTMLTIGEKDFRVPVNQTIAAWTYLQRMQVPSRLLVFHDANHWIMKGKEAKYFWDEVHLWLAEHLMPVDGETYSGNTR; from the coding sequence ATGCGCCGCACCTGCCGTTCGCTTTTTCTCGCCCTGACCGTCGCTACAACCGCCTTTGCGCAGGAAAACCCCGAGCGGCGCGCGATCGCTCACGAAGACGTTTGGCTTATGAAACGCATCGGCTCGCCGGCAGTCTCGCCGGATGGACGCCACGCGATCGTCTCAGTCGCTGAACCCGCTTACGAAAAAGAAGACGAGGTCTCCGACCTTTGGCTGGTTGCTGTCGACGGCAAGACACCGCCTCGACGGCTCACGTCGACCGCGGGGGGCGAAGGGGGCGTGCACTGGTCGCCTGACGGAACCCAAATTGCGTTCGCCGCCAAGCGCAGCACCGCAGAGGACGCCAAGTCGCAGATCTTTGTCCTGCCGATGGATGGTCCGGGGGAGGCCGTGGCAATTACCGACCTGTCCACCGGAGCCTCAAACCCGAAATGGAGTCCGGACGGTTCGCGCATCGTCTTTGAGAGCCGCGTTTATCCCGAAGCCATTGACGATGACGCCAACCAGGCCGAAAAGAAAAGCCGGGATGAGCGCGGCATCAACGTGTCGCGCTACGAAATCTTCCCGATTAGGTACTGGGATCATTGGCGCAATGACCTTCAGACTCGCCTGTTTGTGCAGGACGCAGAAGCGGGAAAGCCTGCGAAGGACCTGCTGGTTGGGACAAAGCTGGTCTCGAGCCCCGGATTTGCGGGTGTGTCCTCGTTGTCAGGCGATAGGCTGCACGCCGCCTGGACGCCGGACGGCGAGGCGCTGATTATCTCTGCCACGGAGGAGCTGCACGAAGCGGCTCATGATGCGGTTCGCTATGGACTCTATCGAGTGCCGGTGGAGGGTGGCGAGCCAGCACCCATCACCGCCGGCGTCGACTACAGCTGTGTCGGGGCAAAGTTCTCCCGCGACGGGAAACACCTCTACTGCAGCTGGAGCCCCATCAACGACCACGTTTACAACCACTCGGAAGTCGCTCGGGCCAGGTGGGAGGGCGACAACCTGCAAGGCGCACTTGAGGTGCTCACAGAGGACTTCGATCGCTCGGTCAGCGGCTTTGAGCTATCGGCCAATGGAAAAACCCTTTACCTAAATGCCCACGACCGCGGACGCACGCGCCTTTTTGCGCTGCCAGCCAAAGGCGGGGCCGTGCGCCCGCTTGATGACCAATCTTCCGGCGTCTACGGCACCCCGATGCCCGCCGGCGATCGACTGGTGGCGGCCTGGCAGAGCTCTGCAACGCCTGCTGAGATTGTCCGGGTAAATCCGAGGAACGGAGAGCATGTCGCGCTCACGGAGTTTAACGCCGCGAAAGCCGCTGAGCTCGACCGCCCGGCTTTCCGAGAGTTTTGGTTCGAAAGCTCAAAGGGCCGGTATATCCACAACTGGCTAGCACTCCCGCCTGGCTTCAGCGAAAGCGAGCAGTACCCACTGGTGCTGTTTATTCACGGCGGGCCCTTCTCGTCGTCACTGGACTCAGATCACGTCCGCTGGAGCCCTCACCTGCTGGCGTCTGCCGGGTACGTGGTGCTGCTGACCGACTACACCGGCTCGGTTGGGTACGGGCGCGAGTTTTCGCGGAACATCGAAGGTGATCCGCTGGCCACACCGGGTGAGGAGTTGATCGAGGCCGCCGACGAGGCCACCCGCCTCTTTAGCTTTATCGATCCCGATCGCCAGGCGGCCGCCGGCGCGAGCTACGGCGGGCATTTGGTGAACTGGCTGCTTGCCACCACCGACCGCTTCGATGCCCTGGTTGGCCATGCCGGGCTCGTCGATCTGGAAGGCCAGTATTCGAGCAGCGACGGTGTCTACCACCGCGAGCGGATGAACGGCGGACCGCCCTGGGGTGACAGCGAGGTCTGGAAAGCCCAAAGCCCATCAACGTACGCCAATCAATTCAAAACGCCGACGATGCTCACCATCGGCGAGAAGGACTTCCGGGTTCCGGTCAACCAAACCATTGCAGCCTGGACCTACCTGCAACGAATGCAGGTGCCCTCAAGGCTGCTGGTTTTTCATGATGCCAATCACTGGATCATGAAGGGCAAGGAAGCGAAATACTTCTGGGACGAGGTTCACCTGTGGCTGGCTGAACACCTCATGCCTGTCGACGGGGAGACCTACTCGGGGAATACCCGGTAG
- a CDS encoding DUF418 domain-containing protein yields the protein MPVYGAGLARVRFGPLEWLWRSLTYVKWQPLRRGG from the coding sequence ATTCCAGTTTACGGTGCCGGCCTGGCGCGAGTCCGCTTTGGGCCGTTGGAATGGCTTTGGCGCTCGCTCACTTACGTCAAATGGCAACCCCTGCGTCGCGGAGGCTAG
- a CDS encoding MFS transporter — MNKSFLTYLLAQVLTGLASTMLSVSVGWHIYQATGDPFDLALVGLMQIMPIAGLFVVSGWVVDRLQRKYILVACVSLQTLVLAGLALSLGSSDFNPQMVFGLLFLNGVARAFQMPASQSILPGLVPADYLSRAVAVSSTVRTAGDTVGPFAAGVLVAWIDTDIYQLLAAATFAAVLLNLLLPALTVRRPSGRGLAQLLAGVGYVWRNPLVLPAISLDLLIVLVSSVVALLPVFAVDVLNAGPETLGLMRAMPAAGAVVAGVVLTRMPPVRPAGTWLFAALAMFSLSTIVFALSTNLWLSLLALFIYGATDMVSVNVRLTIIQLATPDELRGRVNSVNSLFIATSNDMGDFRAGTVATVLGPVTTVFLGGVMATGVVIGGYLLAPTLRRLQRLTDAAVADSEK; from the coding sequence TTGAACAAGTCTTTCCTCACGTACCTGCTGGCTCAGGTGCTCACCGGCCTGGCGTCGACGATGCTGTCGGTTTCGGTCGGTTGGCATATCTATCAGGCGACTGGTGACCCCTTCGATTTAGCCTTGGTGGGGCTGATGCAGATCATGCCGATCGCGGGTCTGTTTGTTGTCTCGGGATGGGTGGTCGACCGGCTGCAGCGAAAGTACATCCTGGTGGCGTGCGTCTCGCTGCAAACGCTGGTGTTGGCCGGTCTGGCGCTGAGCCTGGGATCTTCTGACTTTAACCCGCAGATGGTTTTTGGGCTGCTGTTCCTGAACGGTGTCGCCAGGGCATTTCAGATGCCCGCCTCTCAATCCATTCTTCCGGGTCTGGTTCCCGCGGATTATCTCTCCCGAGCGGTCGCCGTCAGCAGCACGGTAAGGACAGCGGGCGACACAGTAGGCCCGTTTGCTGCGGGCGTGCTGGTCGCTTGGATCGACACCGACATTTATCAGCTCTTGGCAGCGGCGACTTTTGCTGCCGTACTGCTGAATCTCCTGCTGCCGGCACTGACCGTTCGCCGGCCCAGCGGTCGCGGGCTGGCGCAACTCCTGGCGGGCGTTGGCTATGTTTGGCGCAACCCACTGGTGCTGCCGGCAATTTCGCTAGATTTGCTGATCGTACTTGTCAGCAGCGTGGTGGCGCTCCTGCCCGTGTTTGCGGTGGACGTCCTGAACGCCGGGCCCGAAACCCTCGGCCTGATGCGCGCCATGCCGGCAGCGGGAGCGGTGGTCGCCGGTGTAGTGCTCACTCGCATGCCGCCCGTTCGTCCAGCCGGGACCTGGCTGTTTGCCGCTTTGGCGATGTTTTCTCTCTCGACTATCGTATTTGCTCTTTCAACCAATCTTTGGCTGAGTCTCCTGGCGCTCTTTATCTATGGCGCTACCGATATGGTCAGCGTCAATGTGCGGCTGACCATCATCCAGCTCGCGACGCCAGATGAGCTCCGGGGACGGGTCAACTCGGTGAACTCGCTGTTCATCGCTACATCAAACGACATGGGAGACTTCCGGGCAGGGACGGTGGCGACGGTCCTCGGTCCCGTCACGACCGTTTTTCTCGGCGGGGTGATGGCGACGGGTGTGGTCATCGGTGGATACCTGCTGGCCCCGACGCTGCGGCGGCTGCAGCGATTAACTGACGCTGCTGTTGCAGACTCCGAAAAATGA
- a CDS encoding serine hydrolase domain-containing protein, which produces MRVLLPFLLLFCGQSLSETSVEKFAAVSKEIYERREDYSAFGSYITIVQDSKEVYTSVNGVANAEHQVPVNEDTVFDLASIAKTVTGYAIAELEEAGALSSDADIREYLPDFPTYGHTITVGHLVHHTSGIKNWTSLLWQMKWPSSDRIAYDQIIRMAYAQTELDFVPGTRYQYSNTGYVLLAAIVEKVTGDSFVDWTRENVFEPLGMANTFFNDDQTRLIPNFAGAYFLNDEGTQVRDTNNTTALGSSSLISNGADMRKWMNFLMSPPPEKQAVVNRMMTTTPLNDGGENTYAYGIDIEEYRGVRYINHSGSWASQTSHMVLLPDLKTSLFVAHNFRTNTGAIIKKYIDTLLPEDKSDEDRSEVSPISEKVVQLSNEQLDNFIGVYQLGKAWVVTITRSGNQLFTKANGEGTFPMTPIGDNTFLIRAYGNRTMTFQQGADGVASAVEYNNILAPKIVLNDREEVASYAEYEGVYYSVELELMLSFVLEEQGLFANSIRHGNFKLIAVEKDLFMGDGVVRSVKFARDQAGQVIGFHVTNSKGENRAAFTKA; this is translated from the coding sequence ATGAGAGTCCTCTTACCATTTCTTCTCCTTTTCTGTGGGCAGTCGCTCAGCGAAACGTCGGTGGAGAAATTTGCGGCAGTATCGAAAGAGATTTACGAACGGCGAGAGGATTATTCGGCGTTTGGCTCGTACATCACCATCGTTCAGGACTCAAAGGAGGTGTACACGAGCGTCAACGGCGTCGCGAACGCTGAACACCAGGTGCCTGTCAATGAGGACACGGTGTTCGATCTGGCGTCGATTGCCAAAACGGTCACCGGCTATGCGATCGCAGAGCTTGAGGAAGCCGGAGCGCTGTCCAGCGACGCGGATATTCGTGAGTATTTGCCTGACTTCCCGACCTACGGCCATACCATCACGGTCGGCCATCTCGTTCATCACACGAGCGGTATCAAAAACTGGACCAGCCTCTTGTGGCAAATGAAGTGGCCGTCCAGCGACCGTATCGCCTACGACCAGATCATCCGAATGGCATATGCCCAAACCGAGCTCGATTTTGTTCCTGGCACTCGCTACCAATACTCCAATACGGGCTACGTTCTGTTAGCGGCTATTGTGGAGAAGGTGACCGGTGACTCGTTTGTTGATTGGACTCGGGAGAACGTGTTTGAACCCCTCGGGATGGCAAATACGTTTTTCAACGATGATCAAACCCGGCTGATTCCCAATTTCGCCGGCGCTTACTTTCTCAACGATGAAGGTACTCAGGTCAGAGATACCAACAACACGACCGCCCTCGGTTCCAGCAGCCTCATTTCCAACGGCGCTGACATGAGAAAGTGGATGAACTTCCTCATGTCGCCGCCGCCGGAAAAACAAGCTGTTGTGAATCGAATGATGACGACAACACCCTTAAACGACGGTGGAGAGAACACCTACGCCTACGGCATAGACATCGAGGAATATCGAGGAGTCCGCTACATCAATCACTCCGGCAGCTGGGCATCACAAACGTCCCACATGGTGCTTTTACCGGACCTAAAGACTTCCCTGTTTGTGGCACACAACTTCAGGACCAATACGGGCGCGATCATCAAGAAATATATCGATACATTGCTCCCAGAGGACAAGTCTGACGAGGACCGTAGCGAGGTGTCGCCGATCTCAGAAAAGGTGGTTCAGCTGTCCAACGAACAGCTGGACAATTTCATCGGCGTCTACCAATTGGGCAAAGCCTGGGTAGTCACAATTACCCGAAGCGGCAATCAGCTATTCACCAAGGCAAATGGCGAAGGGACATTTCCTATGACGCCTATCGGAGACAACACTTTCCTTATTCGGGCGTACGGCAATAGAACCATGACTTTTCAGCAGGGCGCCGACGGTGTTGCCTCCGCTGTCGAGTACAACAACATTCTGGCGCCAAAGATCGTCCTGAACGACCGAGAAGAGGTTGCGAGCTACGCGGAATATGAAGGCGTTTACTACAGCGTGGAGCTGGAGTTGATGCTGAGTTTTGTGTTGGAAGAGCAGGGGCTGTTCGCCAACAGTATCCGCCACGGCAATTTCAAGCTAATCGCCGTCGAGAAGGATCTCTTCATGGGAGATGGGGTGGTAAGAAGCGTCAAATTTGCCCGCGACCAGGCGGGGCAGGTCATCGGGTTTCATGTGACTAACTCCAAAGGCGAGAACCGGGCCGCCTTCACCAAGGCCTAA
- a CDS encoding M56 family metallopeptidase, translating to MMTETLIALFEVTVELSLLVLLVLVLREPIARFSNVRWAYLIWALPAVRLMMALLPAELSAIPAAVAQSLGVTLAAGTGSWLEWLPAIPAVLAGMLLGIWIVGMLVLGTRLVVAQVQFRRRLVDSSRPPSMQQRKLLGRFFDRMQVFPMIDCRLSEAVKSPVLLGVVKPLLVLPASFFESSREPELVIRHELVHFRRRDLWANLIVAIIRCVFWFNPLLTWAERRFRDDQEMACDRVVLEDESPAKLRRYAAALVGAAGGREALSVAFVSTEPAVTQRTRALVRHRRSYLRDARGGLVAAVLLVGTLIVGVDSSAVDLTLVSPLTFPGPIPGTCGG from the coding sequence ATGATGACTGAAACGCTGATCGCGTTGTTTGAAGTAACCGTAGAGCTAAGTCTGTTGGTGCTGCTGGTTCTCGTGCTTCGAGAGCCGATTGCGCGGTTTTCTAACGTTCGTTGGGCCTACCTGATCTGGGCTCTCCCCGCAGTGCGGCTGATGATGGCGCTGCTGCCGGCCGAGCTCAGCGCTATACCGGCTGCGGTTGCGCAAAGTTTGGGCGTAACTCTGGCCGCCGGGACGGGCAGCTGGCTGGAGTGGCTGCCGGCAATTCCTGCGGTCCTGGCCGGAATGCTCCTTGGTATTTGGATAGTCGGTATGCTGGTGCTGGGCACGCGTCTCGTCGTTGCACAGGTACAGTTTCGTCGGCGACTGGTTGACTCAAGCCGGCCGCCTTCTATGCAGCAGCGGAAGCTGCTAGGCCGATTCTTCGATCGCATGCAGGTCTTCCCGATGATCGATTGCCGGCTTTCGGAGGCCGTGAAAAGCCCCGTGCTGTTGGGCGTCGTCAAGCCGCTACTGGTGTTGCCTGCAAGTTTTTTTGAGTCCAGCCGAGAGCCTGAGCTGGTGATTCGCCATGAGTTGGTGCATTTTCGCCGACGAGACCTTTGGGCAAACCTGATCGTTGCGATCATCCGCTGTGTCTTTTGGTTCAACCCCCTGCTGACCTGGGCCGAGCGCCGGTTTCGAGACGACCAGGAGATGGCTTGTGATCGAGTGGTGCTGGAGGATGAAAGCCCAGCGAAACTGCGCCGGTACGCGGCGGCGCTCGTCGGAGCGGCTGGCGGCCGAGAGGCACTTTCCGTAGCTTTCGTCAGCACCGAGCCGGCGGTCACGCAGCGCACGCGAGCCCTTGTTCGGCACCGTCGCAGCTACCTGAGGGATGCCCGCGGGGGTCTTGTGGCCGCGGTCTTGCTCGTTGGTACTCTGATAGTGGGCGTGGACTCTTCAGCCGTCGACCTCACTTTAGTCTCTCCGCTGACCTTTCCTGGGCCCATACCCGGCACCTGCGGCGGTTAG
- a CDS encoding nuclear transport factor 2 family protein — protein sequence MNRFPIANAAAMKIVATFWIAIVQSLTAPAYAADFDADRFAQRYFDAWVMSQSPEATRQNLERYLALLADDVGHQHLPYDPDDSRIPTGKQDMRDGMGRYLGAHTQHEANLISYMAGHDVIVIHYSTLSKDIHPQTHEEIAQDYLTVEVLEIEDGKVAMIRKYSP from the coding sequence ATGAATAGATTTCCGATTGCGAACGCAGCGGCAATGAAAATTGTCGCTACGTTCTGGATCGCGATTGTCCAAAGCTTGACGGCCCCCGCCTATGCCGCGGACTTCGACGCCGATCGGTTTGCCCAACGCTACTTCGACGCCTGGGTCATGAGCCAAAGTCCGGAGGCTACAAGGCAGAACCTTGAGCGCTATTTGGCACTGCTCGCCGACGACGTTGGTCATCAACACCTGCCGTACGACCCTGACGATTCTCGGATTCCAACCGGCAAGCAGGACATGCGCGACGGCATGGGCCGGTACCTCGGGGCCCACACACAACATGAAGCCAACCTGATTAGCTACATGGCAGGCCACGACGTTATTGTCATCCACTACAGCACCCTATCGAAGGATATCCACCCGCAAACCCACGAGGAAATTGCTCAGGATTACCTGACCGTAGAGGTGCTCGAAATCGAAGATGGCAAGGTTGCCATGATCCGAAAATACAGCCCGTAG
- a CDS encoding BlaI/MecI/CopY family transcriptional regulator: MTKPINISDAEMHIMNVLWDESPLTAADIDARLSTKTGWHRKTVNTLISRLVSKNAVGFTPHRSGRQYFPQVERADYSQAAAMQVVDRLFGGRVAPLVAHFVEEQGLSKEDLKELRSILKELPDDD, translated from the coding sequence ATGACAAAGCCAATCAACATCAGCGACGCCGAGATGCACATTATGAATGTGCTTTGGGACGAATCGCCTCTGACTGCGGCAGACATTGATGCGCGGCTTAGCACAAAGACCGGCTGGCATCGCAAGACGGTCAACACGTTAATCAGCCGGCTGGTCAGCAAGAATGCCGTGGGATTCACGCCGCACCGGTCGGGACGCCAATATTTCCCGCAGGTTGAGCGCGCCGATTACTCGCAAGCCGCAGCCATGCAAGTCGTCGACCGCCTTTTTGGTGGTCGGGTTGCGCCGCTTGTCGCACATTTTGTTGAGGAGCAGGGTCTTTCGAAAGAGGACCTGAAGGAACTCAGATCAATCCTCAAGGAGCTTCCCGATGATGACTGA